One Candidatus Desulfatibia profunda genomic window, ACAGATTATGTGCTACAACACCGGACAGTTTATTTGTTTCTTACACATTTTTTTTAAGACCCTTGACAGTTATCTCATTGTTATTATACTTTATCAATTATTTTATTTACTAAACAAAAGACAGGAAAGGGGACTCTATGAAAATACGTCATGTTATCGTATGTTTTTCCCTTTCTGCCATGCTCGCTATTCTTTCCTGTAGATCCCAAAGGCCGGAGCAGGAAGTCGTTGTAACGGTGAACAAATCTCCCATTTACAAATCGGAGCTTCAAAAAGAGATTGTCCGATACGCCAAGCAAAATCCCAATATCAAGATCACGAACAGTATGGTAGAGGAGCGGCTTAATACCCTCATCGAGAAAAAGCTGATGATTCAGGAAGCAGCAAGGAAGGGCATCACGAAGGACGAACGGTTTGTCGAAACCATTAAGACCTTCTGGGAGCAAACCCTTATCAAAGAATTGCTCGATACAAAGAACAAGGAATGGGCGGACAGGATTTTTGTAAAGGAGGACGAAATCAAGAAGGAATATGAGCGC contains:
- a CDS encoding peptidyl-prolyl cis-trans isomerase, with protein sequence MKIRHVIVCFSLSAMLAILSCRSQRPEQEVVVTVNKSPIYKSELQKEIVRYAKQNPNIKITNSMVEERLNTLIEKKLMIQEAARKGITKDERFVETIKTFWEQTLIKELLDTKNKEWADRIFVKEDEIKKEYERMLFRPRLYVAKAATKQAADEIAKAMQSGKHPDGEETLGPLFYEDVSNSPLANAFDMKAGEVKAFATDGSKHIVINVIEKQPQQMPPLKEVYIQIKESLLAQKKQEEWIGWIDDIKKSAKMKTNYKILQDIAHD